One part of the Rothia sp. ZJ932 genome encodes these proteins:
- the polA gene encoding DNA polymerase I, translated as MTSNTQEPAGRLLLIDGHSLAFRSFYGVPPESFQTSSGQYTNAVYSFLNTLLGQIKAENPTHIVVAFDLSGPTFRAEQYSEYKGGRNETPIEFAGQIELIQRALEALNIPWITKESYEADDIVATMTARGKDAGFEVLIISGDRDSFQLVGDGVTLLYPVTSGVSKGIRRMGHAEIQEKYKVAPHIYPDLAALTGEQADNLPGVPGVGPGFAAKWLNEYGDLQGVLENKDKIKGKKGEALRENVDAVLRNRQLNRLVDDLELEISLEDMDDFGPNHEALNELFDELEFNTIRKRVAETFAGREAEAAAQVDMTMGETQVITTAAELRTWLEGASAYIAAVERATEVPERLADAIVLHPVLDTDAPEAGNAHEKQILGMVLLAGAEPAWIDAVEISLELETALADWLADPAAAKIVFDVKSQYKNFAARGFELAGVVDDPMLSSYVCGFIPTAKQRSFTAMMQELSEKYLLDSFPQEEAETKPSQGDLFAPDVAVNTAYQGLVARFVLELAYALHADLVAQEQLALVETMELPLAKVLAEMERHGIALNTEVLGELKSYYDTHIQRAKEAAFAVIGHEVNLGSPKQLQAVLFEELDLPKTRKLKSGYSTDAESMADLLLNISPDSDGAHFLQALGTYRDYTKLKQTVEGLGKAVAADGRVHTTFQQNATTTGRLSSIEPNLQNIPIRTEEGRKIRDVFVVDPAAVDGINYSTLLTADYSQIEMRIMVHLSGDEKLVQAYRDGEDLHRFVGSQVFGVEPEEVTSEMRAKVKAMSYGLAYGLTKFGLSKQLGVSVEEASKLTVNYFQRFGKVGRFLRNTVKDANKSGYTETMFGRRRVLTDLGTSNRQRREAAERAALNAPIQGTAADIMKVAMLNVHERLRLEKLQTRMLLQVHDELILEVAPGEEEQAARLLEEEMSGAIELLVPLDVQAGTGASWHQAGH; from the coding sequence ATGACTTCAAATACTCAAGAACCCGCTGGCCGCCTGCTCCTTATTGACGGTCATTCACTGGCTTTCCGTTCTTTCTACGGTGTACCCCCTGAGAGTTTTCAGACATCTTCGGGGCAATACACCAACGCTGTCTACAGTTTTTTGAACACCCTTTTAGGGCAGATTAAAGCTGAGAACCCCACTCATATTGTGGTGGCGTTTGATCTTTCTGGTCCGACCTTTCGCGCTGAACAGTACAGCGAATACAAGGGTGGACGCAATGAGACCCCCATTGAATTTGCGGGGCAGATTGAGCTGATTCAGCGAGCTCTTGAGGCTTTGAATATTCCGTGGATTACCAAGGAATCCTATGAGGCTGATGACATCGTTGCCACCATGACAGCCCGCGGCAAAGACGCAGGTTTTGAGGTGCTCATTATTTCTGGCGACCGTGATTCCTTTCAGCTGGTCGGCGACGGTGTGACCCTGCTCTACCCGGTGACTTCTGGTGTTTCTAAGGGTATCCGCCGTATGGGTCATGCTGAGATTCAAGAGAAGTATAAGGTTGCCCCGCATATCTACCCTGATCTTGCGGCGCTCACCGGTGAACAGGCTGATAATCTGCCCGGCGTGCCGGGCGTGGGTCCCGGCTTTGCGGCCAAGTGGCTCAACGAGTACGGCGATTTGCAGGGCGTACTGGAGAACAAAGACAAGATTAAGGGCAAGAAGGGTGAGGCTCTGCGCGAGAACGTAGACGCCGTGCTGCGTAACCGCCAGCTCAACCGCCTGGTGGATGATCTTGAGCTAGAGATCAGCCTTGAAGACATGGATGACTTCGGCCCTAACCACGAAGCGCTGAACGAACTTTTTGATGAGCTCGAATTTAACACCATTCGCAAGCGCGTTGCTGAAACCTTTGCCGGGCGTGAAGCCGAGGCGGCAGCTCAGGTTGATATGACGATGGGTGAGACACAGGTAATCACCACTGCCGCTGAATTGCGCACCTGGTTGGAGGGTGCATCTGCTTATATCGCTGCGGTTGAACGCGCTACTGAGGTGCCCGAACGTTTAGCGGATGCTATTGTTCTGCACCCCGTACTCGATACGGATGCACCTGAGGCGGGCAACGCCCACGAGAAGCAGATTCTGGGTATGGTGCTGCTTGCTGGCGCTGAACCCGCTTGGATTGATGCTGTAGAAATCTCCCTGGAGCTAGAAACCGCTCTGGCTGACTGGTTGGCTGACCCCGCCGCTGCCAAGATTGTTTTTGACGTTAAATCCCAGTACAAGAACTTTGCTGCCCGAGGGTTTGAGCTTGCAGGCGTTGTTGACGACCCTATGCTCAGTTCTTATGTGTGCGGTTTCATTCCCACCGCTAAGCAGCGCAGCTTCACCGCGATGATGCAGGAGCTCAGCGAAAAATACCTGCTCGACTCTTTCCCGCAAGAAGAAGCTGAGACTAAGCCATCGCAGGGGGATCTTTTCGCCCCTGATGTTGCTGTCAACACTGCCTACCAGGGGTTAGTTGCACGTTTTGTGCTTGAGCTTGCCTACGCTCTTCACGCCGATTTGGTCGCTCAAGAGCAGCTGGCTCTGGTGGAAACTATGGAGCTGCCCCTAGCTAAGGTTTTGGCTGAGATGGAACGCCACGGCATTGCCCTGAACACCGAGGTGCTGGGGGAGCTCAAGAGCTACTACGACACTCATATTCAGCGTGCCAAAGAGGCTGCTTTTGCGGTCATTGGTCACGAAGTGAACCTGGGATCGCCCAAGCAGCTGCAGGCGGTTCTCTTTGAAGAGCTCGATTTACCCAAGACTCGTAAGCTCAAGAGCGGCTACTCCACAGATGCTGAGTCGATGGCTGATTTGCTGTTGAATATCAGCCCCGATTCAGATGGTGCTCATTTCTTGCAGGCACTGGGCACCTACCGTGATTACACCAAACTCAAGCAGACCGTTGAGGGACTGGGTAAAGCTGTGGCAGCAGACGGACGCGTACACACCACCTTCCAGCAAAATGCCACCACCACCGGTCGTCTTTCATCCATTGAGCCCAACCTGCAGAACATCCCGATTCGCACCGAAGAGGGGCGTAAGATTCGTGACGTTTTCGTAGTCGATCCCGCAGCGGTGGACGGTATTAACTACAGCACCCTACTAACTGCCGACTACTCACAGATTGAAATGCGCATCATGGTGCACCTCTCAGGCGACGAAAAATTAGTGCAGGCCTACCGTGATGGTGAAGACCTCCACCGCTTTGTTGGCTCCCAGGTCTTCGGCGTAGAACCCGAAGAGGTAACCTCGGAAATGCGCGCGAAGGTCAAGGCAATGTCGTACGGTCTTGCCTACGGTCTGACTAAGTTTGGTCTCTCTAAGCAGCTGGGCGTCAGTGTTGAAGAAGCATCAAAGCTCACGGTCAACTATTTCCAGCGTTTTGGCAAGGTAGGGCGTTTCTTGCGTAACACTGTGAAAGACGCCAACAAGTCCGGTTACACAGAGACCATGTTTGGCCGCCGCCGCGTCCTGACTGATCTTGGCACTTCTAACCGTCAGCGTCGCGAAGCCGCCGAACGCGCAGCGCTCAACGCTCCCATTCAGGGAACAGCGGCAGATATTATGAAGGTCGCCATGCTTAACGTGCATGAGCGCCTGCGTCTTGAAAAGCTGCAAACCCGCATGCTGCTACAGGTTCACGACGAACTGATTCTCGAAGTCGCCCCCGGTGAAGAAGAACAGGCAGCTCGTCTGCTTGAAGAAGAGATGAGCGGTGCTATCGAACTGCTTGTACCCCTTGATGTACAAGCCGGCACCGGCGCATCCTGGCACCAGGCTGGTCACTAA
- a CDS encoding GNAT family N-acetyltransferase, translated as MADKTQIETRAQDVTITYLQMLQAPADKGEAVLPENARLERVEHPTPELARWLYSAVGGPWRWYERLTWSFQQWADELAEAGAEIWLLTVNGTPSGYCQLAAHVETSNRQAHTETEILYFGLLENTHGQGLGRALLTAMVNRAWDLHTRHPLPPVKRVWVHTCTLDGAHALANYQRRGFEIYGSHTEEEIIPKEPLTGWQSMFITPADLS; from the coding sequence ATGGCAGATAAAACTCAGATAGAAACCCGCGCGCAAGATGTAACCATTACCTATCTGCAGATGCTTCAAGCACCTGCCGATAAGGGGGAGGCTGTTCTGCCCGAAAATGCGCGCTTGGAACGGGTCGAGCACCCCACCCCAGAACTCGCCCGCTGGCTCTACTCCGCGGTGGGCGGGCCCTGGCGCTGGTACGAACGCCTCACTTGGAGCTTTCAACAATGGGCAGACGAACTAGCTGAAGCAGGCGCCGAAATCTGGCTACTGACCGTCAACGGAACACCCTCCGGCTATTGCCAACTTGCCGCTCACGTTGAAACCTCCAACAGGCAAGCACACACCGAAACCGAGATTCTCTACTTCGGTCTGCTGGAAAACACTCACGGGCAAGGACTCGGACGCGCCCTGCTCACCGCGATGGTGAACAGAGCCTGGGACCTGCACACTCGCCACCCCCTGCCACCGGTCAAACGCGTGTGGGTACACACCTGCACCTTAGATGGCGCTCATGCGCTCGCCAACTATCAGCGCCGCGGGTTCGAAATCTACGGTAGCCACACCGAAGAAGAAATCATTCCCAAAGAACCGCTCACTGGTTGGCAGTCAATGTTCATCACCCCCGCAGATCTTAGCTAG
- a CDS encoding PaaI family thioesterase has product MSTPHLSPDFTDQLNRHGIPQELHEHLRAVGVGSLVEKLGIVFSEFTAEKTVATMPVAGNTQPYGLLHGGASAALVESVGSFAANLHAEAGRAAAGVDLNITHLRPALSGTVTATCTAVKLGKTLCVHSVDIVNDAGKLIATGRITNALIDLPKSASVPHVP; this is encoded by the coding sequence ATGTCTACGCCACATCTCTCCCCCGATTTCACCGACCAGCTCAATCGCCACGGAATCCCCCAAGAACTGCACGAACATTTGCGTGCAGTAGGTGTGGGGTCGCTGGTTGAGAAGTTGGGCATTGTCTTTAGCGAATTCACCGCAGAAAAAACAGTTGCCACCATGCCCGTTGCGGGCAACACCCAGCCCTACGGTCTTTTGCATGGGGGCGCATCCGCCGCTTTGGTTGAATCGGTTGGGTCTTTCGCCGCTAATCTACACGCGGAGGCAGGACGCGCCGCTGCCGGGGTAGATTTGAATATCACCCACCTGCGCCCCGCACTATCGGGCACTGTGACTGCCACCTGCACCGCCGTCAAATTGGGCAAAACCCTCTGCGTTCACAGCGTTGATATCGTAAACGATGCTGGCAAACTCATCGCAACCGGTCGCATCACCAACGCCCTCATTGACCTGCCGAAGTCAGCCAGTGTTCCCCACGTGCCCTAA
- a CDS encoding BCCT family transporter — MIHKIHDRLGLRTSPAIFFLSAGFVLIFTLAMAAFPTEVGDSFGIMSSFIIEYLGWFYVLGVAIFAIFLVYMAVSRFGRIKLGDDDADPEYSGLAWFGMMFAAGVGAVLLFWGAAEPISHYANPPYEGVEPLSNEAILDSLAISNLHIGLGVWIILVVPGLAFGYFTYKRKLPPRVSSVFQPLLGDGIHGPIGKAIDSIAIISTVFGIAVSVGMGALQINSGMNIMYGVPVEGWVQAIIIAVITATGVASVVAGMDKGVKMISYVNILLAIALMLFILMAGASRYIITGTIESAGYFFQKLPVMLFFNDALNDTGWIGSWTVFYWAWTITWAPFVGLFIAKISQGRTIRQFIVAAISGPSLFTMLWLGVFGFSAFNIERNENGTLIQRVVEEGDIPAALFEFLGHFPAYQIVAVVTLIVITLFFVTSIDSAALVMDSMSNGHEDEAPRRQRVFWALAIGMVCAIILVSAGDNGLKALQNVIIVIGLPVLALGYLQMWMIVRGVREDAGELPPMRTRQWKRVLPIEEYHRRAQEDISSVEDVVMRPEYEVGTEPEFESLVPNTGQIRIVTADEIAQDAQEKTIAGAPAGKFATHEFISTDSMDAVQIDPNTGKPTGSRRGA; from the coding sequence GTGATTCACAAGATACACGATCGTTTGGGGCTGCGAACCAGTCCCGCTATTTTCTTTCTTTCAGCCGGATTCGTTCTAATTTTTACCCTCGCGATGGCGGCGTTCCCCACCGAGGTGGGCGATAGTTTCGGCATCATGTCGTCTTTCATCATTGAGTACCTGGGTTGGTTCTACGTTTTGGGCGTTGCCATCTTCGCTATTTTCTTGGTCTACATGGCGGTCAGCCGTTTTGGTCGTATCAAGTTGGGCGATGATGATGCAGACCCCGAATATTCAGGTCTTGCTTGGTTTGGCATGATGTTTGCTGCCGGTGTGGGTGCGGTGCTGCTCTTCTGGGGTGCCGCTGAACCTATCAGCCACTACGCTAACCCGCCCTATGAGGGCGTTGAGCCTCTGAGTAACGAGGCAATTCTTGATTCGCTTGCTATTTCAAACCTGCACATTGGTTTGGGCGTGTGGATTATTCTTGTGGTTCCCGGTCTAGCTTTTGGTTACTTTACCTACAAGCGCAAGCTACCCCCGCGCGTTTCTTCTGTATTCCAGCCCCTTCTGGGTGATGGCATTCACGGCCCAATCGGTAAAGCCATTGACTCCATTGCTATTATCTCAACCGTTTTCGGTATCGCCGTTTCGGTCGGTATGGGTGCCCTGCAGATCAACTCGGGCATGAACATCATGTACGGTGTGCCGGTGGAAGGCTGGGTTCAGGCAATCATCATTGCTGTCATCACCGCTACCGGTGTTGCCTCCGTTGTTGCTGGTATGGACAAGGGCGTGAAGATGATTTCTTACGTCAATATTCTGCTGGCAATCGCCCTGATGCTCTTCATCTTGATGGCTGGCGCTTCACGCTACATCATCACCGGCACCATCGAGTCTGCGGGTTACTTCTTCCAGAAACTGCCCGTTATGCTGTTCTTCAACGATGCGCTCAATGATACCGGCTGGATCGGTTCATGGACTGTCTTTTACTGGGCATGGACTATCACCTGGGCACCCTTCGTTGGCTTGTTCATCGCTAAGATTTCACAAGGTCGCACCATTCGCCAGTTCATCGTGGCTGCAATTTCTGGTCCTTCATTATTCACCATGTTGTGGCTTGGCGTCTTCGGTTTCTCGGCATTCAACATTGAACGCAACGAGAATGGCACTTTGATTCAGCGCGTTGTTGAGGAAGGCGATATTCCTGCCGCGCTCTTTGAGTTCCTCGGTCACTTCCCTGCCTACCAGATCGTAGCGGTTGTTACCCTGATTGTTATTACCCTTTTCTTCGTTACCTCCATTGACTCCGCAGCCTTGGTGATGGATTCAATGTCCAACGGTCATGAGGACGAAGCCCCCCGCCGTCAGCGCGTATTCTGGGCACTTGCCATCGGCATGGTCTGTGCCATCATCTTGGTCTCCGCTGGCGATAATGGGCTCAAAGCACTGCAGAACGTTATTATCGTGATTGGTCTGCCCGTGTTGGCACTGGGCTACCTGCAGATGTGGATGATTGTGCGAGGCGTTCGTGAGGACGCCGGTGAGTTGCCTCCGATGCGCACCCGCCAGTGGAAGCGCGTCTTGCCCATTGAGGAATACCATCGCCGTGCTCAAGAAGATATCTCATCCGTTGAAGATGTTGTGATGCGTCCGGAGTACGAAGTCGGTACTGAACCAGAATTTGAATCCCTGGTACCTAATACCGGTCAGATTCGCATTGTCACCGCTGACGAAATTGCTCAGGATGCTCAGGAGAAGACGATTGCTGGAGCGCCTGCTGGCAAGTTCGCCACCCACGAGTTCATCAGCACCGATTCAATGGACGCTGTGCAAATTGATCCCAACACGGGTAAGCCCACCGGTTCACGCCGAGGAGCCTAA
- a CDS encoding YigZ family protein: MTEETRATRYTVISHREPVESLLEIKRSEFIGHVKRVESEAEARQYIESLRKVYHNARHVCSAFVIGADREIQRSSDDGEPAGTAGIPMLQALLSRRTHHSEGTEATDLSDICAVVVRYFGGIKLGAGGLVRAYTDAVVQVLDEAPLVTRQRLRLGEIIISHADAGRFENDLRSHGFTVIGTDYLSAHAVVRIGVADEDQNKEKANEQVAALSAGSATVTWTTTEWV, encoded by the coding sequence ATGACTGAAGAAACTCGCGCCACTCGCTACACCGTTATTTCCCACCGTGAACCAGTTGAATCTCTACTTGAGATTAAAAGAAGCGAGTTCATTGGGCACGTCAAACGCGTAGAATCCGAGGCAGAAGCCCGCCAATACATTGAATCTCTACGTAAGGTTTACCATAATGCACGGCACGTATGCTCGGCTTTTGTTATCGGAGCCGATCGGGAGATTCAACGTTCATCTGACGACGGCGAGCCAGCTGGTACAGCGGGCATCCCCATGCTTCAAGCCCTGTTGTCGCGCCGCACCCACCACTCAGAGGGCACCGAGGCAACTGATCTCTCTGATATCTGTGCCGTGGTGGTGCGTTACTTTGGGGGCATCAAACTGGGCGCTGGCGGGTTAGTACGTGCCTATACGGACGCGGTAGTTCAGGTTCTCGACGAGGCTCCCCTGGTGACCCGCCAGCGACTGCGTCTGGGTGAGATCATTATCAGCCACGCTGATGCAGGGCGCTTCGAGAACGACTTACGCTCCCACGGTTTTACCGTCATAGGTACCGACTATCTTTCAGCCCACGCCGTTGTTCGCATCGGTGTTGCTGATGAAGATCAGAACAAAGAGAAAGCAAACGAACAGGTAGCTGCGCTCTCTGCCGGTTCAGCAACCGTCACTTGGACAACCACCGAGTGGGTGTAG
- a CDS encoding ANTAR domain-containing response regulator: MSEKTTPEALEAEPRTVVVAEDEALIRLDIVEILESQGFQVVAQADNGETAVELAREHRPDLVLMDVKMPIMDGISAAEAISKEQIAPVVLLTAFSQKELVDRATEAGAMAYVVKPFTPNDLIPAIEVAISRYEQIFALQKEVSSIKEQFETRKVVDRAKSLLITKMGLTEPEAFRWIQKTSMDRRLSMREVAETIVNQVS; this comes from the coding sequence ATGTCAGAGAAGACTACTCCAGAAGCCCTGGAAGCGGAACCGCGCACTGTTGTTGTGGCAGAGGATGAGGCTCTGATTCGCCTCGATATTGTTGAAATCCTTGAAAGCCAGGGGTTTCAGGTTGTCGCGCAAGCTGATAACGGTGAGACTGCTGTTGAGCTGGCGCGTGAGCACCGCCCCGATCTGGTGCTCATGGACGTCAAAATGCCTATTATGGACGGCATCTCAGCAGCTGAGGCTATCTCCAAAGAGCAGATCGCCCCTGTGGTGTTGCTGACAGCTTTCAGTCAGAAAGAACTCGTTGACCGTGCCACCGAAGCCGGTGCTATGGCTTACGTTGTCAAGCCCTTCACTCCGAATGATTTGATTCCCGCTATTGAGGTAGCCATTAGCCGCTACGAGCAGATTTTTGCCTTGCAAAAAGAGGTTAGCTCTATTAAGGAGCAGTTTGAAACCCGCAAGGTCGTTGACCGCGCTAAGTCGCTGCTTATCACCAAGATGGGGCTCACTGAACCTGAGGCTTTCCGCTGGATTCAAAAGACCTCTATGGATCGTCGTCTCTCAATGCGTGAAGTTGCTGAGACCATCGTTAACCAGGTTTCATAA
- a CDS encoding dicarboxylate/amino acid:cation symporter has protein sequence MKRIPLLVWIIIAIASGVLIGSFTPGIISGVNGATGWALPTDLVVQLFVSFSTVFSAFLSFAIPLIIIGFIVPGIGSLAKGAGKLLGTTLGLAYFSSVFAGFVAITVALLIYPTILKGQRLTSFENPEESLSAGYLTFTLDPIMSVMSALILSFILGLGLTALPNKNLLGIFQDFQTIIEKLLSYVIIPLLPVHIVGVFANMTLAGEVAMILQVFGKVFIMVILLHWTMLLIQYTVSGAITKRNPITFLKNMMPAYFTALGTQSSAATIPVTVRSAKNAGVSGRIVDFAVPLCANIHLSGSMITITSCAVAVLYMTNGDLSLTSMVPVILVLGVMMVAAPGVPGGAVMTAIGLLQSMLGFDESMVALMIALYLAQDSFGTATNVTGDATIAAVTETIAKKIGAHNDDDEAAYLEETAAVKA, from the coding sequence ATGAAGAGAATCCCTCTGCTCGTTTGGATCATCATCGCCATCGCCTCCGGTGTGCTCATTGGTTCATTCACCCCAGGCATCATCAGCGGCGTCAACGGTGCTACCGGCTGGGCACTACCCACCGACCTCGTTGTTCAGCTTTTTGTTTCATTCTCCACCGTATTCAGCGCTTTCTTGAGCTTCGCTATTCCGCTGATTATTATCGGGTTCATCGTGCCGGGCATCGGTTCGCTCGCCAAGGGCGCAGGTAAGCTGCTGGGCACCACCCTCGGTTTGGCCTACTTCTCCAGCGTGTTTGCAGGTTTTGTGGCAATCACCGTTGCTCTGCTGATCTACCCCACCATTTTGAAGGGGCAGCGCCTCACCTCTTTTGAGAACCCCGAAGAGTCACTATCAGCCGGTTACCTCACCTTCACCCTTGATCCAATTATGTCGGTCATGAGCGCCCTGATTCTCTCCTTCATCCTCGGTCTTGGTCTCACCGCTCTGCCCAACAAGAACCTGTTGGGTATCTTCCAGGACTTCCAGACCATCATCGAAAAGCTGTTGAGCTACGTCATCATTCCCCTGCTGCCCGTACACATCGTGGGTGTCTTTGCGAATATGACCCTTGCCGGTGAAGTTGCCATGATTCTGCAGGTCTTCGGCAAGGTATTCATCATGGTTATTCTACTGCACTGGACTATGCTGCTCATTCAGTACACCGTTTCAGGTGCCATCACTAAGCGCAACCCCATCACCTTCTTGAAGAACATGATGCCTGCCTATTTCACCGCTTTGGGCACCCAGTCATCTGCGGCAACCATTCCTGTAACGGTTCGCAGCGCTAAAAATGCTGGCGTTTCGGGTCGTATCGTTGATTTCGCAGTGCCCCTATGCGCTAACATCCACCTCTCAGGTTCGATGATCACCATCACCTCCTGCGCCGTAGCGGTGCTGTACATGACCAACGGCGACCTTTCTCTCACAAGTATGGTTCCCGTGATTCTGGTGCTCGGTGTCATGATGGTTGCTGCTCCCGGTGTACCCGGTGGCGCTGTGATGACCGCAATCGGTCTGTTGCAGTCCATGCTCGGTTTCGATGAGTCAATGGTGGCTCTGATGATCGCCCTTTACCTGGCTCAGGATTCTTTCGGTACCGCAACCAACGTCACCGGTGATGCCACGATTGCCGCGGTCACCGAAACCATCGCCAAGAAAATCGGTGCTCACAATGATGACGATGAAGCTGCCTACCTCGAAGAAACAGCGGCTGTAAAGGCATAG
- the rpsA gene encoding 30S ribosomal protein S1: protein MSTNTPQVAINDIGTEEDFLAAVDATIKYFNDGDLVSGEVVKVDHDEVLLDIGYKTEGVIPSRELSIKHDVDPGEVVSVGDEVEALVLTKEDKEGRLILSKKRAQYERAWGDIEQIKENDGVVTGTVIEVVKGGLILDIGLRGFLPASLVEMRRVRDLAPYIGQEIEAKIIELDKNRNNVVLSRRAWLEQTQSEVRSTFLNQLEKGQVRSGVVSSIVNFGAFVDLGGVDGLVHVSELSWKHIDHPSEVVEVGQEVTVEVLEVDLDRERVSLSLKATQEDPWQTFARTHALGQVVPGKVTKLVPFGAFVRVEDGIEGLVHISELAVRHVDLAEQVVSVNDELFVKVIDIDLDRRRISLSLKQANEGVDPESTEFDPALYGMAAEYDEEGNYKYPEGFDPETNEWLEGFETQRAAWEQQYADAQARWEAHKVQVAKAIEADAEAAAAAPASSSSSAPAEAAPTSYSSDDKAAESGTLASDEALAELRKKLTGN from the coding sequence TTGAGCACCAACACTCCTCAGGTTGCAATCAACGACATCGGAACTGAAGAAGACTTCCTCGCAGCAGTCGATGCAACCATCAAGTACTTCAACGACGGCGATCTCGTCTCAGGTGAAGTTGTCAAGGTAGACCACGATGAGGTTCTTCTCGACATCGGTTACAAGACCGAAGGCGTTATTCCCTCACGTGAACTTTCCATCAAGCACGACGTAGATCCCGGCGAAGTTGTTTCCGTTGGTGACGAAGTTGAAGCTCTTGTCCTCACCAAAGAAGACAAAGAAGGTCGCCTGATTCTCTCCAAGAAGCGCGCACAGTACGAACGCGCCTGGGGCGACATCGAGCAGATCAAGGAAAACGACGGTGTTGTTACCGGTACCGTCATCGAAGTTGTCAAGGGTGGTCTTATCCTCGACATCGGTCTGCGCGGCTTCCTCCCCGCTTCACTCGTTGAAATGCGTCGCGTTCGTGACTTGGCACCCTACATCGGTCAGGAAATCGAAGCGAAGATTATCGAGCTCGACAAGAACCGCAACAACGTTGTTCTGTCACGCCGTGCATGGCTCGAGCAGACCCAGTCAGAGGTTCGCTCAACCTTCCTCAACCAGCTCGAAAAGGGTCAGGTTCGCTCAGGCGTTGTTTCCTCAATCGTCAACTTCGGTGCATTCGTGGACCTTGGCGGCGTAGACGGTCTGGTACACGTATCAGAACTGTCATGGAAGCACATCGACCACCCCTCAGAGGTTGTTGAAGTAGGTCAGGAAGTAACCGTAGAGGTTCTTGAAGTTGACCTGGATCGCGAACGCGTTTCACTGTCACTCAAGGCAACCCAGGAAGATCCTTGGCAGACCTTCGCGCGCACCCACGCTCTCGGTCAGGTCGTGCCCGGTAAGGTTACCAAGCTTGTTCCCTTCGGCGCATTCGTACGCGTTGAAGACGGCATCGAAGGCCTCGTTCACATCTCAGAACTTGCTGTTCGCCACGTAGATCTGGCTGAGCAGGTTGTTTCAGTGAACGACGAACTGTTCGTCAAGGTTATCGACATCGATCTCGATCGCCGCCGCATCTCACTGTCACTCAAGCAGGCAAACGAAGGCGTTGACCCCGAGTCAACCGAATTTGATCCCGCTCTGTACGGCATGGCAGCAGAATACGACGAAGAGGGCAACTACAAGTACCCCGAGGGCTTCGACCCCGAGACCAACGAATGGCTCGAAGGTTTCGAAACCCAGCGTGCAGCATGGGAGCAGCAGTACGCTGACGCTCAGGCTCGCTGGGAAGCTCACAAGGTACAGGTTGCTAAGGCAATTGAAGCAGACGCAGAAGCAGCTGCTGCAGCGCCCGCATCCTCATCATCTTCAGCACCCGCAGAAGCAGCACCCACCTCATACTCATCAGACGACAAGGCTGCTGAGTCAGGTACCCTTGCATCAGACGAGGCACTTGCTGAACTGCGTAAGAAGCTGACCGGCAACTAA
- the coaE gene encoding dephospho-CoA kinase, with amino-acid sequence MRLGLTGGIGSGKSTVAKILEEQGATVIDADAISRQLMQPGHRVLTQTAETFGNSILHPDGSLNRAALAEIIFKDATAREKLNAIVHPAVREESARIADYAQQTPDFSGIIVEDIPLLTETGQADRFDAVIVVEADPEVRVQRLVGIRGMSEADARVRMNAQASDSQRRAIATWVLDNSGNVEQTRGQVEQIWLKIQELKTAGS; translated from the coding sequence GTGCGGCTAGGGCTTACCGGTGGAATTGGTTCGGGTAAATCAACAGTAGCGAAGATACTAGAGGAACAGGGGGCCACGGTTATCGACGCTGATGCTATCTCTCGTCAGCTGATGCAGCCGGGGCATCGCGTCCTTACCCAAACAGCAGAAACCTTCGGTAACTCCATTCTTCACCCCGATGGTAGCCTGAACAGGGCAGCCTTGGCTGAGATTATTTTCAAGGACGCGACGGCTCGTGAAAAGCTCAACGCCATAGTACACCCGGCAGTGCGTGAGGAATCAGCCCGCATCGCAGATTACGCTCAACAAACCCCGGACTTTAGCGGCATTATCGTGGAAGACATACCACTGCTCACCGAAACCGGTCAGGCTGATCGTTTTGACGCGGTTATTGTCGTTGAGGCAGACCCCGAGGTGCGTGTGCAGCGCCTAGTGGGTATACGCGGTATGAGCGAGGCTGATGCGCGTGTACGCATGAACGCCCAGGCAAGCGATAGTCAGCGTCGGGCGATAGCTACCTGGGTGCTTGATAACAGCGGTAACGTTGAGCAAACTCGCGGGCAGGTTGAACAAATCTGGCTAAAAATTCAAGAGTTGAAGACAGCTGGGTCATAA